CGCCCCAGCCTAATCCGCACGCCTGCCCGATCACAGGACCCGCCCGCCCACCGGACGGTCCGCCCCCGCCTCAAGGCTTCCTTAAGCCACTCCTAACGTCGCTGATGGCACGTCAACTTCCTTGCCCGTAATGGCTACCGTGCTCGCAGGGGCAGCCCCCGACCACCCCCCGGACACACCCCACACCCCCACCCTGGAGCACTCGATGACCGTCCGCCGCACCACCCTCGCCCTGGCCGCCGCCTGTGCCGTCGCGGGCGTGCTCGCCACCCCCGACCTCGCCGCCGCGCACGGCTCGATGCAGAACCCGCTCAGCCGGGTCGAGGGCTGCTACCTGGAGGGACCCGAGCGGCCCAAGACCGACGCCTGCAAGGCCGCCATCGCCCTCGCCGGCACCCAGGCCATGTACGACTGGAACGGCGTCCGGATCGGCGACGCGGCCGGCCGGCACCGCCAGCTGATCCCGGACGGCCGGCTCTGCAGCGCCAACAACGCCGAGTTCGTCGGACTCGACCTGGCCCGGCCCGACTGGGCCGCCACCAACCTGACCGCCGGCGCCGACTTCACCTTCAAGTTCCGCGCCACCGCCCCGCACCGCGGCACCTTCCAGCTGTACATCACCAACAGCACCTACGACCCCTCCCGCCCGCTGAGCTGGTCGAACCTGGAATCCACCCCCTTCCTCACCGTCACCGACCCGCCGCTCGTCGACGGGCAGTACGTGATGCCCGGGAAGATCCCCGCCGGCAAGACCGGACGCCACCTGATCTACGCGATCTGGCAGCGGTCGGACAGCCCCGAGGCCTTCTACTCCTGCTCGGACGTGGTGTTCGACGGCACCGGCAACGCCGCGGGGAAGGCGGCCGTCCCGGCCGCCGACAGCGGGACCGCCCACGTCCACGACACGACGGCGGCTGCCCCGGCGGCGCCGGCGGCTGCGGCTGCCCCGGCTGCGGCTGCTCCGACGGCTGCCCCGGCTGCGGCACCGGCCGGGCAGGTGGTGGCGGAGGCCGCCCCGGCGGCGGTCCAGGACACCCCGCAGCAGCCGGTGAACGCCCAGCTCGCCGGCACCCAGCTCGCCCAGACCGGCGGCTCCCGGGCGACGGGCCTGATGGCCTCCGTCGGCGCCGCCTTCCTCCTCGCCGGAGCCGCCGTCACCGTCATCCACCGCCGCAAGCGCCGCGCCTGACGCAACCGGGCAACCCATCAGGGGCGTGTGGGGGCACCTCCCAGCCGCCAAGGCTGGGGGAGAACTGCGCGACCGACCACCGCGGACTCGTCACCTCCGCTCTCCCACAGTCCCCCGCGCCCTCAGTGGTGCCCCCTGAACCGGCCCACCCACGCCCAACGGCCCGTGCTCTCAGTGACCGACCCACGCCTCCCGCCTCGCGCAGCTCCACGCGCCCCTGGTTGTGGCCGGCCGCCTGCGCGGGCTTTCCGCGCGTGCCTGCGTGGGGGTGGCCGGGTGGGCGTGGTTCCGTAGGGGGATGAGCGACTCGTTCCGGGTGGGGCTGGTGGGCTACGGGCTGGCCGGGTCCGCGTTCCATGCCCCGCTGATCGCCACCACGCCCGGTCTGCGGCTGGAAGCCGTGGTCACCGCCAACCCCGAGCGCCGGGACCGGCTCCGGCGGGAGCACCCCGGCGCCCGCGCCGTGGACACCCCCGAGCAGCTCCTCGCCGAGGCGGATCGCCTCGATCTGGTGGTGATCGCCTCCCCCAACCGCACCCATGTCCCGCTCGCCCGGAAGGCTCTGCTCGCCGGGCTGGCCACCGTGGTGGACAAGCCGCTGGCGGCGACCGCCGCCGAGGCGCGGGACCTGTGCGAGTTCGCGGAGAAGTCCGGGATCCTGCTCTCGGTGTTCCAGAACCGGCGCTGGGACGGCGACTTCCTCACCACCCGCCGCCTGGTGGAGGGCGGCGCGCTGGGCCGGGTGCACCGGTTCGAGTCCCGGTTCGAGCGGTTCCGGCCGAAGCCGAAGGCGGGCTGGCGGGAGCTGGCCGACCCGGCGGAGGTCGGCGGCACGCTGTACGACCTGGGCAGCCACCTGGTGGACCAGGCGCTGGTGCTGTTCGGCCCGGTGGAGTCGGTGTATGCGGAGATCGACGTCCGCCGGGACGGGGCGGTGGTGGACGACGACGCGTTCCTGGCGCTGACCCACGCCTCGGGTGTCCGCTCGCACCTGTGGACGAGCGCGCTCGCGCCGCTGGGCGGTCCCCGGCTGCGGGTGCTCGGCGACACGGCCGGCTACGTCAAGTACGGGTTGGACCCGCAGGAGGACGCCCTGCGGGCCGGTCGCCGGCCGGGTGGTCCCCCGGCGGACGGGCCGTGGGGCGCGGAGGACCCGGTCCGGTACGGCGTGCTGGGAACGGACGGGGCCGAGGAGCCCGTCCCCACCGAGCCGGGCGACTACCCGGCCTTCTACGCCGGTGTCGCCGCCTCGCTCGCCACCGGCGCCCCGCCGCCGGTGGACCCGTGGGACGCCGTGGCCGCGCTCACCGTGCTGGAGGCGGCCCGCGGCTCGGACGCCACCGGCACCGTCGTCCGCCTGCGCTGAACGACAGCTGAACGACGACCATGACGGCAGGGCCGGAAACCCCGACCGACCCGGAGTTCTCCCTGAGATCACCCCGAGCCGGCCCGGCCGGGCGTACCCGTCCCGTACGATCGACGACGAACCGTCAGCCCGCCGGCGCCACCGCGCCGTCCTGCGCCGTCCAAACCGCCCCCGCTCCGCGCCCGCCGTCCCGAGGAGGTCAGCCGTGCCCGTGGTCGCCCTGCTGCTGGCCCTGCTCCGGGTGCTGACCGGCGATCAGCTGCTCGGGCAGCCCGCGCTGGCCGTGGTGGCCGCCACGGCGGCCGTCGTGCTGCTGGCCGGCGCCGTCGCGGGCACTCTGGTCGCGGCCCGGCTGCTCGGTGCCCGGGCCCCTTCGACGGTCCGTGACGGGGTGCTGCGCCGGCGCGCGTACCGCACCGCCTTCCTTCCTCAGCGTGATCCGGACGCCCGGGGCCGTCGCCGCCCCAGGGCGCCGGGTGCGGCCCCGGCGGCCGCGTAACCCCCTGCTCCGCGCGGTCGCCCTCCTGCCGTCACCTCGTCACCCGAGACCCCGGAGGGCTCGCTCGCCATGTCCGTCTTCACGCTGCTCGACCCTGCCGTCCGCCTGGCCCACGATGCCGTGGCCGCGCTGGCGCAGGTGGTTCCCACCGCCGTGGCCGTCGTCCTGTTCACCGTCGCGGTCCGGCTGGCCCTGCACCCGCTGGCCCGGGCCGCGGCGCGCGGGGAGAAGGCCAGGGCGCGGCTGGCGCCGCAGGTCGCCGAGCTCAACCGCCGGCACAAGGACCGGCCGGAGAGGCTGCAGGCCGCGCTGGCGGAGCTGTACCGGGAGGAGGGGTCCTCGCCGTTCGCGGGCTGCCTGCCGATGCTGGTGCAGCTGCCGTTCTTCTCGGTGATGTACCGGCTGTTCACCACCCCGAACGACCTGCTGGACCACACCCTGGCGGGCGTCCCGCTCGGTCTGCACGTCGGTTCGGCGCACGGCGCCGGGCAGCTGCTGGTCTTCGGCGCGCTGTACGCGGGGCTGGCGGCGGTCGGCTACGCGGGCTTCCGCCGGGCCCGCCGGACGCCGGCGGAGGGGGCGGCGGCGGTGCCGGGCGCCCGGCTGCTGCCGTACCTGTCCTTCGGCACGGTGCTGTTCGCGGCCCTGGTGCCGCTCGCGGCCGGGCTGTACCTGCTCACCACCACCGCGTGGTCCGCGGCCGAGCGGGCGTGGCTGCACCGGGACGTGCCGCGGCCCGCCGCCGAGGACCGGGCCCCGGCCACACCGGCACCGACCGCCCCGGCCACCGAGCACAGGAGCGGGAAGCCCGCCACCCGGCGGAAGGCGCCGCGGCGGGCGAACGGACCGGGGCGCCCGGCCGGGCGCCGGCGGACCGCGGCCGGCGGCCGCTGAGCCCGCCGTCGGCCGGGGTGCCCCGAGGGGCCGTCAGCCCTTGGGCCAGGCGGCCAGGTAGGCGTCGATCTCGGCGCCCAGGCGGTTCTTCCCGGCGGTGTCCAGGAAGGAGGCCTCGACGGCGTTCTTCGCCAGGGCGGCCACCCCGGCCTCGTCGAGGCCGAGCAGGCGGGCGGCGACGGCGTACTCGGTGTTGAGGTCGGTGCCGAACATCGGCGGGTCGTCGCTGTTGACGGTGACCAGCAGGCCGGCGTCGACCATCTGCTTGATCGGGTGGTCCTCGATCCGCTCCACCGCCCGGGTGGCGATGTTGGAGGTCGGGCAGACCTCCAGCGGGATGCGGTGCTCGCCGAGGTGGTCGACCAGGGCCTGGTCCCGGACCGCCTGGGTGCCGTGGCCGATCCGCTCGGCGCCGAGCACCCGCAGGGCGTCCCAGACGGTCTCCGGGCCGGTGGTCTCGCCGGCGTGCGGGACGCTGCGCAGGCCGACCGCGCGGGCCCGGTCGAAGTACGGCTTGAACTGCGGGCGCGGGACGCCGATCTCGGGCCCGCCGAGGCCGAAGCTGACCAGGCCCTCGGGGGCGAGGTCGACGGCGAGCCGGGCGGTCTCCTCGGCGGCGGCCAGCCCGGCCTCGCCGGGGATGTCGAAGCACCAGCGCAGCTGGACGCCCAGGTCCTTCTCGGCGGACTTCCGGGCGTCCTCGATGGCCTCCACGAAGGCGACGTCGGGGATGCCGCGGCTGACCGAGGAGTACGGGGTGATGGTGAGCTCGGCGTACCGGATGTTCTGCCGGGCCATGTCCTCGGCCACGCCGTAGGTGAGCGCCCGGACGTCCTCGGCGTCGCGGATCAGGTCCACGACGCTCAGGTAGACCTCGATGAAGTGGGCGAAGTCGGTGAACGTGAAGTACTCGGCGAGCGCCTCCGGGTCGGCGGGCACCCGGGTGTCGGCCTCGTGCCGGGCGGCGAGCTCGGCGACCACCCGGGGGGATGCCGACCCGACGTGGTGGACGTGCAGTTCCGCCTTGGGCATGCCGGCGATGAACGCCTCGATTCCCGTCCTGCCTTCAGCCACGGTTCCACTCCTTGGTTACTCGCGTAGACCCTGCATGGTAGCCCCGGCCCGGCGCCGGTCCGGCGGCCGTTCAGCCGCCCACGGCGACGGCCACGGTGTGGATCAGCAGGCCGGCCAGCGCGCCGACCACGGTGCCGTTGATCCGGATGAACTGGAGGTCGCGGCCGACGTTGGCCTCGATCTTGCGGGAGGCGTCGTCGGCGTCCCAGCCCGCCACGGTGTCCGAGATCAGCGCGGTGATCTCGGCCCGGTACGTCTCCACCACGTACTGCGCGGCGTCCTGCAGCCAGCCGTCGGCCTTGGCCTGCAGCCGCGGGTCGGTGGCCAGCCGGCGGCCGAGCGAGCGCAGCCCGGTGCGGATCCGGCGGCGCAGCTCGCTGTCCTCGTCCTCGGCGGCGGTGAGCACCAGGGTGCGGACGGCCGCCCAGGAGGAGGCGATCAGCTCCTGCACCTCGGGCCGGGCGAGCAGGTCGGCCTTGGCGTGCTCGACCTTGGCGATGGTCTCGGGGTCGTACTGGAGCTCGGCGGCGAAGTCGGCGAGGAAGTCGTCGACGGCGCCGCGGGCGGGGTGGTCGGGGTCGTCGCGGATGTCGGTGACGACCCGCATCAGCTCCCGGTAGACCTTCTCGCCGACCTGCTGGTCGAGGAAGCGCGGGGTCCAGCCGGGGGTTTTGGCGGTGACCTTGTCGACCACCTCGCCGTGGTGCTCGGCGAGCCAGGCGTGGACGCGGACGGCGATCAGGTCGACCACGCCGTGGTGGCCGCCCTCGGCGACCACCTTGCCGAGCAGCCGGCCGGCCGGTTCGGCCACCGAGGTGGCGGCCACCCGGCGGTTGACCGCCTCGCCGATCACCGCCTGGACGTCCTCGTCGCGCAGCACGGCCAGCACGCCGCGGAGCGCCGCGGCGGCCTCCCGGGTGACCCGCTCGGCGTTGCCGGGGGCGGCCAGCCACTCGCCGAACCGGCGGGCGATGCCGATCTTGGCGAGCCGGGCGCGGACCACCGGACCGGAGAGGAAGTTGTCGCCGACGAAGTCGCCGAGGGTGGAGCCGAAGGCGTCCTTCTTGGTGGGGATGATCGCGGTGTGCGGGATCGGCAGTCCGAACGGGCGCCGGAACAGGGCGGTGACGGCGAACCAGTCGGCCAGCGCACCGACCATGCCGGCCTCGGCGGCGGCCGCGACGTACCCGGCCCAGGCACCCGCCCCGGCCGAGTCCGCCCAGGTGGCCAGGGCGAACACCAGGGTCGCGAAGGCCAGCAGGCCGGTCGCGAGGGTCTTCATCCGGCGGACTCCGCGCCGCTTCAGCTCGTCCGCCGCGGTGAAGCTGACCCCCGGCGCCGTCTCGTCCACGCTCACTCCGACAGGCTCGCATATCCCGTCCCCGGACGGATCAAGGGCGCGGAATCCGCGGCGGCCTCCTCGGGCCGGCCCTACGCCCCGCCGCCTCGGACCGGCCCTACGCCCCGCTGCCTCGGACCGGCCCTACGCCCCGCCGCCGAGGACGATGCGGCGGACGCCCTCCCAGCGGGCGGGGTCGGTGATCCGGCGGCCGTCGAGCAGCACCCGGACGTCGGGGTGGTCGGCGGCGCCGAGGTCGCGGTACTCGGGGTGGTCGGCCTGGACGACCAGGGCCGCGGCGGGCTTGCCCTCGTCCGGGGGCAGGCCGAGGGCGGCCAGTTCCCCGGGCGTGTACCGGGGGTCCGAGACGGACACCTCGGCGCCGGCCGCGCGCAGGGCGGTGACCAGCGGGAACACCCCGGAGTTCCCGGTCTCCCGGACGCCGCCGCGGTAGGAGGCGCCGAGGATCCGGACGCCGACGCCGGTCAGCGGGCCGAGCGCGCCCTCCAGCAGGCCGACGGCGTAGCCGGGCAGGGCCTCGTTGGCCTCCCGGGCGGCCCGGACCACGGTGGCGTGCGGGTCGTTCCACAGGTAGAGCCGCGGGTGGACGGGGACGCGGTGGCCGCCGACGGCGATGCCGGGCCGGTGGAGGCGGGTGTGCGGACGGGAGTTGCAGGCCTCGATGACCTGGTCGAGGTCGACGCCGACCCGGTCGGCGAACCGGGCGAGCTGGTTGACCAGGGCGATGTTGACGTCCCGGTAGGCGCTCTCGGCGAGGCCGGCGAGCTCGGCGGTCTCGGCGCCGTCGAGTTCCCAGACGCCGTTGATCCGGGGCAGGTCGGGGCGGCTGTCGAAGTCGAGGACGGCGCGGTAGAACTCGGCGCCCTGCCGGGTGGAGTCCGGGTCGATGCCGCCGACCAGTTTGGGGTGGTGCCGCAGGTCGGCGAGGGCGCGGCCGGTCCTGGTCCGCTCGGGGCTGGCGACCAGCCAGAAGTCGCGGCCGGCGACCAGGCCGGAGCCGGCCTCCAGGCGGCGGGCGAACCGGCCGCGGAGGGTGCCCACCGGCAGGGTGCTCTCGTAGCTGACCAGGGCGCCGGGCCGCAGGCCGGCGGCGACGGCGTCGGTGGCGGCGTCCAGGGCCTGGAAGTCCGGTTCGCCGTCCGGGCCGATGTCCAGCGGGAGGGCGAGGACCACCGCGTCGGCGCCGGCGGCGGCCGCGGTGGTGTCGGTGCTGGCGCGCAGCCGGCCGTCGGCGACGGCCTCGGCGAGCAGCTCGTCCAGTTCGGCATCGGCGGCGTGCGGGCCCCGTCCGGCGGCGGCTCCGGCGACCGTCTCGGGGTCGGTGTCGGTGCCGGTGACCAGGTGGCCCTTGGCGGCGAACTGGACGGCCAGCGGCAGGCCGATCCGGCCGAGGCCGACCACGCAGATGTCCCTCACGCCGGGCTCCCCGCGGTGCGGACCGGGGTGTGCCGGGCCCGGGCGCGGTGCCCGCCGGGGCGGGCCGGCCGGGGCACCAGGCGGCGCCAGGGGGCCGGGGGTGCGCTCTGGCCGGGGAGCTGGAAGAGGGCGTCCGGCAGGGCGAGCCGGCGGTCCCGGTAGGCGGGGTAGACGGCGTAGGCGCGGTCGCCGCGGCGGACGGCGGGCGGCGGGCCGTGCACGGCCTCGTACGCGATCAGGGCGCGCAGGGCGTCGAGTTCGCCGCGGCGGGCGAGGGCGAGGCGGAGCCGGTCGGGGACGGGCAGGGCGGCGAAGACCGCGGGCGGGCAGTGCCGGTCGACCAGGTCGCCGATCTCGCGGCAGATCCGGTGCGCCGGGGCCGGCCGGTGGGCGAGGAAGCCCACCTGGAGCAGCCCGGGGACCTCCCAGCCGAAGTGCCGGGCGCGCAGCGCGTCCCGCTCGGGCCCCAGGGCGTCGGAGCCGGGCAGGCGGTCGGTGCCGAGGTAGAGCAGGTAGCGGCCGCGGGCGAGGCCGGTGGCGGTGTTGGCCGCGGCGGCCCGCTCGGACCGCCCGTCGGTGACCGCGACGACCTCCGTCCGGCCCCGGCCGGTGCGCTGGCCGGCGAGTGCGGCCAGGCATGCGGCCGAAGGGTCGGCCGGGCCGGCCGGGGCGTCGTGGACGGTGGGCACGACGGTGACGTCGGGCGGCGGGAGGTTCACGGGAGGTCAACTCCGTACGACCACCGCCGGTTACTCCGTTGGCCCGTCCGGGCGACGCCCCGGGACCGGGTCAGCCGATCGGAACCTTGGCGTACATCCGGGCGATGACGTCCTCGATGGCGGGTTCGCGGACCGAGAGGTCGGCCAGCGGGTAGCGGGCGGCGACGGCGGCCACGATCGGGGCGGCGCTGTCCTGGGCGGGGAAGGCGAGCCACTGGCGAGGGCCGTCGACCCGGACCACGCGGGCGCCGGGGACCTCGATGGCGGGCCGGGCCTCGGCGAGGTCGACCACCAGGGTCCGCTCGCTCTCGCCGGCGGCGTGCAGCCCGTCCAGGTCGCCGTCGTGGACCACCCGGCCGTGGTCGATCACCATCACCCGGCGGCAGAGCTGCTCGATGTCGACCAGGTCGTGGGTGGTGAGCAGGATGGTGGTGCCCTGGCGGGTGTTGACCTCGCGGAGGAACTCCCGGACCCGGGCCTTGCTGACCACGTCCAGGCCGATGGTGGGCTCGTCCAGGTAGAGCACCTGCGGGTCGTGGAGGAGGGCGGCGGCGAGGTCGCCGCGCATCCGCTGGCCGAGCGAGAGCTGGCGGACCGGGGTGTCCAGCAGGGCGCCGAGGTCGAGGAGTTCGACGCAGCGGTCGAGGTTGGCCCGGTAGCGGGCGGCGGGGATGCGGTAGATCCGGCGGGCGAGTTCGTAGGAGTCGCGCAGCGGCAGGTCCCACCAGAGGGTGGTGCGCTGGCCGAAGACCACGCCGATCCGCTGGGCGAGCCGGGTGCGGTCGCGGGCCGGGTCGACGCCGGCCACCTTGAGCCGGCCGGAGGAGGGGACGAGGATGCCGGTGAGCATCTTGACGGTGGTGGACTTGCCGGCGCCGTTCGGGCCGATGTAGCCGACGCACTCGCCGGCCTCCACGCTGAAGGTGAGGCCGTCGACGGCGCGGATCTCGCGCTTCTCGCGCCTCAGCCGGCCGGTCTTGGCGCGGACGGTGAAGCTGCGGCGGACGTCGTGCAGGTCGATCAGCGGCACGGTGGGTCTCCCTCGGGGTCGGGGCCGGTGGGCCCGGGTTCAGTTGCCGGTGCTGCGGTAGGCGCGCAGGCCGGCCCGCCAGGCGAGGGCGGCGGCCAGGGCGCAGAGCAGCGCGGCGGCGGGCGAGGCGTACTGGAAGGCGGTGGGCAGCCCGAGCGGGTCGGGCCGGTCGAGGATGCGCAGGGCGGGCAGCCAGTTGACGAAGGCCAGCGGGATGCCGAAGACCACCCCGGCGACGAGTTCCCTGGCGAAGATGGTCGGCGGGTAGTGCAGCAGGGTGGCGCCGCCGTAGGTGAGGGAGTTCTGCAGTTCCTTGGCCTCGCCCCACCAGAACTGCAGGGTGGCGCCGCCGATGTAGACCGCGCCGAAGATGACGGTGCCGCACAGCAGCAGGGTCGGGACGAGCAGGATCCGGTCGGCCGTCCAGTGCACCGGCAGGGCGGTGAGCGACCAGACCAGGACGGCGGTGGCCTGGAGCGGCCGGCCGAGCCGGCGCAGGTTGAAGCGCTCGGCGCAGAGCTGGGCCAGCGCCGGGGCGGGCCGGATCAGCATGGTGTCCAGGGTGCCGGTGCGGATCCGCTCGCCCAGCGCGTCCACGCTGCCGACCAGCAGGTTGGCGACGCCGAGGGCGAAGCCCGAGGTGCCGTACAGGAAGGCGAGTTCGGGCAGGGACCAGCCGCCGAGGCGGTCGGTGTGGCGGAACATCAGGACCAGGACGACGAAGTCCAGTGAGGTGACGGCGATGCCGGCGCCGAGCATCAGCGCGAAGGAGGCGCGGTAGGCCATCACCGAGCGGGTCCACATGCCGGCGATCAGCCACCAGGTCCACAGCGCCCGGCGGGTCCGGACGAGCACGGGCTCGCGGTCGCCCAGGTCGAGGGGGAGGCGGGGGCCGGGCGGGTCGGCGGGGGCCCTGAGGTCGCGGAGGTCAGCCACCCTGCACCACCACCTTGCGGGTGGCGAGCAGCTGGAGGGCCCGGCCGGCGGCCAGCAGGGCCGCGGCCCAGGCGAGTTGGAAGGCGAGGCCGGTGAGCAGCGCGCCGCCGGTGCGGCGTTCCAGCAGGACGTCGGTGGGGATCTGGACCAGCGCGGACCAGGGCAGGACGTGGGCGGCCGTGCCGAGCGCCCCGGGGAAGAGCGAGATCGGCAGCAGCATGCCGGAGAAGAACATCGCGACGACCAGCATCACCGCCCGTACCCCCTCGGAGTCGTGCAGCCAGAAGCCGGTGAGCGAGACCAGGAAGCGCAGCCCGAAGCTGACCACCACGGCGAGCAGGACGGAGAGCAGGAACACCGCCCAGACCGCCGGGGAGGCGGGCAGTCGGGTGTGGAAGAGCAGCGCGCCGACCAGGGTGGGCGGGACGCCGCGGGCGAGCAGGTGGAAGGCGGCCCGGCCGAGGTCGGAGGCCAGCCACCAGCCCTGGAAGTCCACCGGCCGGTAGAGGTCGATGGCGATGTCGCCGCTGCGGAACCGCTCCTGGACGTCGTCCTGGAAGCCGCCGCCCCAGACCGCGACGGTGACCAGCAGGGCCTGGCTGACCCAGATGTAGGTGACGGCCTGGGTGGTGTCGTACCCGCCGAGGCCGGGCCTGGCCCGCCAGAGAGCGAGGAAGGTGGAGGCGAGGATGCAGCCGAAGACGGTGTTGGTGAAGGCGCCGGCGAGGGTGGCGGCGCGGTACGTGGAGTAGCGGCGGAAGGCGCCGCGAGCGACCGCGAGGTAGAGGCCGAGGGCACCTCCCTCCACCGCTCTGAGCTGGACGGATGTGGCCATATTGTCTCCTTGTCGACTTATCGCGGAGCGTGCCGGGGCAGGTGGGCCGACCATGCCCGGGCAGCGCGCGGGCGCGTGCGGGCAGACCCGACCGGCCCCGACCGGCGGACCCCCGGGGGTGCGGGGCTGCGGGCGGAGCTGGAACGCGTCACTGCGGCACTATGCGGTTGTCACCCTTCACCGTAGCGCCGGCGGACGGCCGCCGCAGCCGGTTTACCGGCCGCCCGACCCGCGCCCCGCCATCGCCGGAAAACCGACTGAATATCCGTCAAAGGACCATAATCGGCGCATGAGTCAGCAGAACGGCGCCGCCGCCCGACGGGCCCGCCGCCGCGCCCTCCCCCGCTGGCGCCGGGCCATCCCGACCTGGCGGATGGCCGTCGGCGCCCTGCTCGCCGCCCTGCTGCTGGGCCTGGCCGCCTTCGTCGCGCTGTACCTGGCCGTCCCGGTACCCGACGCCAACGCCCACGCGGTCGCCCAGAGCAACGTCTACTACTACGCGGACGGCGTCACCGAACTCGCCCGGACCGGCACCGTCAACCGCGAGGACATCACGATGGAGCGGATTCCGCCCGC
The window above is part of the Kitasatospora sp. HUAS MG31 genome. Proteins encoded here:
- a CDS encoding lytic polysaccharide monooxygenase auxiliary activity family 9 protein; translation: MATVLAGAAPDHPPDTPHTPTLEHSMTVRRTTLALAAACAVAGVLATPDLAAAHGSMQNPLSRVEGCYLEGPERPKTDACKAAIALAGTQAMYDWNGVRIGDAAGRHRQLIPDGRLCSANNAEFVGLDLARPDWAATNLTAGADFTFKFRATAPHRGTFQLYITNSTYDPSRPLSWSNLESTPFLTVTDPPLVDGQYVMPGKIPAGKTGRHLIYAIWQRSDSPEAFYSCSDVVFDGTGNAAGKAAVPAADSGTAHVHDTTAAAPAAPAAAAAPAAAAPTAAPAAAPAGQVVAEAAPAAVQDTPQQPVNAQLAGTQLAQTGGSRATGLMASVGAAFLLAGAAVTVIHRRKRRA
- a CDS encoding Gfo/Idh/MocA family oxidoreductase, translating into MSDSFRVGLVGYGLAGSAFHAPLIATTPGLRLEAVVTANPERRDRLRREHPGARAVDTPEQLLAEADRLDLVVIASPNRTHVPLARKALLAGLATVVDKPLAATAAEARDLCEFAEKSGILLSVFQNRRWDGDFLTTRRLVEGGALGRVHRFESRFERFRPKPKAGWRELADPAEVGGTLYDLGSHLVDQALVLFGPVESVYAEIDVRRDGAVVDDDAFLALTHASGVRSHLWTSALAPLGGPRLRVLGDTAGYVKYGLDPQEDALRAGRRPGGPPADGPWGAEDPVRYGVLGTDGAEEPVPTEPGDYPAFYAGVAASLATGAPPPVDPWDAVAALTVLEAARGSDATGTVVRLR
- a CDS encoding DUF6412 domain-containing protein, translating into MPVVALLLALLRVLTGDQLLGQPALAVVAATAAVVLLAGAVAGTLVAARLLGARAPSTVRDGVLRRRAYRTAFLPQRDPDARGRRRPRAPGAAPAAA
- a CDS encoding YidC/Oxa1 family membrane protein insertase; its protein translation is MSVFTLLDPAVRLAHDAVAALAQVVPTAVAVVLFTVAVRLALHPLARAAARGEKARARLAPQVAELNRRHKDRPERLQAALAELYREEGSSPFAGCLPMLVQLPFFSVMYRLFTTPNDLLDHTLAGVPLGLHVGSAHGAGQLLVFGALYAGLAAVGYAGFRRARRTPAEGAAAVPGARLLPYLSFGTVLFAALVPLAAGLYLLTTTAWSAAERAWLHRDVPRPAAEDRAPATPAPTAPATEHRSGKPATRRKAPRRANGPGRPAGRRRTAAGGR
- a CDS encoding adenosine deaminase — translated: MAEGRTGIEAFIAGMPKAELHVHHVGSASPRVVAELAARHEADTRVPADPEALAEYFTFTDFAHFIEVYLSVVDLIRDAEDVRALTYGVAEDMARQNIRYAELTITPYSSVSRGIPDVAFVEAIEDARKSAEKDLGVQLRWCFDIPGEAGLAAAEETARLAVDLAPEGLVSFGLGGPEIGVPRPQFKPYFDRARAVGLRSVPHAGETTGPETVWDALRVLGAERIGHGTQAVRDQALVDHLGEHRIPLEVCPTSNIATRAVERIEDHPIKQMVDAGLLVTVNSDDPPMFGTDLNTEYAVAARLLGLDEAGVAALAKNAVEASFLDTAGKNRLGAEIDAYLAAWPKG
- a CDS encoding DUF445 domain-containing protein, which produces MDETAPGVSFTAADELKRRGVRRMKTLATGLLAFATLVFALATWADSAGAGAWAGYVAAAAEAGMVGALADWFAVTALFRRPFGLPIPHTAIIPTKKDAFGSTLGDFVGDNFLSGPVVRARLAKIGIARRFGEWLAAPGNAERVTREAAAALRGVLAVLRDEDVQAVIGEAVNRRVAATSVAEPAGRLLGKVVAEGGHHGVVDLIAVRVHAWLAEHHGEVVDKVTAKTPGWTPRFLDQQVGEKVYRELMRVVTDIRDDPDHPARGAVDDFLADFAAELQYDPETIAKVEHAKADLLARPEVQELIASSWAAVRTLVLTAAEDEDSELRRRIRTGLRSLGRRLATDPRLQAKADGWLQDAAQYVVETYRAEITALISDTVAGWDADDASRKIEANVGRDLQFIRINGTVVGALAGLLIHTVAVAVGG
- a CDS encoding nucleotide sugar dehydrogenase, with translation MRDICVVGLGRIGLPLAVQFAAKGHLVTGTDTDPETVAGAAAGRGPHAADAELDELLAEAVADGRLRASTDTTAAAAGADAVVLALPLDIGPDGEPDFQALDAATDAVAAGLRPGALVSYESTLPVGTLRGRFARRLEAGSGLVAGRDFWLVASPERTRTGRALADLRHHPKLVGGIDPDSTRQGAEFYRAVLDFDSRPDLPRINGVWELDGAETAELAGLAESAYRDVNIALVNQLARFADRVGVDLDQVIEACNSRPHTRLHRPGIAVGGHRVPVHPRLYLWNDPHATVVRAAREANEALPGYAVGLLEGALGPLTGVGVRILGASYRGGVRETGNSGVFPLVTALRAAGAEVSVSDPRYTPGELAALGLPPDEGKPAAALVVQADHPEYRDLGAADHPDVRVLLDGRRITDPARWEGVRRIVLGGGA
- a CDS encoding ABC transporter ATP-binding protein, with the translated sequence MPLIDLHDVRRSFTVRAKTGRLRREKREIRAVDGLTFSVEAGECVGYIGPNGAGKSTTVKMLTGILVPSSGRLKVAGVDPARDRTRLAQRIGVVFGQRTTLWWDLPLRDSYELARRIYRIPAARYRANLDRCVELLDLGALLDTPVRQLSLGQRMRGDLAAALLHDPQVLYLDEPTIGLDVVSKARVREFLREVNTRQGTTILLTTHDLVDIEQLCRRVMVIDHGRVVHDGDLDGLHAAGESERTLVVDLAEARPAIEVPGARVVRVDGPRQWLAFPAQDSAAPIVAAVAARYPLADLSVREPAIEDVIARMYAKVPIG
- a CDS encoding ABC transporter permease encodes the protein MADLRDLRAPADPPGPRLPLDLGDREPVLVRTRRALWTWWLIAGMWTRSVMAYRASFALMLGAGIAVTSLDFVVLVLMFRHTDRLGGWSLPELAFLYGTSGFALGVANLLVGSVDALGERIRTGTLDTMLIRPAPALAQLCAERFNLRRLGRPLQATAVLVWSLTALPVHWTADRILLVPTLLLCGTVIFGAVYIGGATLQFWWGEAKELQNSLTYGGATLLHYPPTIFARELVAGVVFGIPLAFVNWLPALRILDRPDPLGLPTAFQYASPAAALLCALAAALAWRAGLRAYRSTGN
- a CDS encoding ABC transporter permease → MATSVQLRAVEGGALGLYLAVARGAFRRYSTYRAATLAGAFTNTVFGCILASTFLALWRARPGLGGYDTTQAVTYIWVSQALLVTVAVWGGGFQDDVQERFRSGDIAIDLYRPVDFQGWWLASDLGRAAFHLLARGVPPTLVGALLFHTRLPASPAVWAVFLLSVLLAVVVSFGLRFLVSLTGFWLHDSEGVRAVMLVVAMFFSGMLLPISLFPGALGTAAHVLPWSALVQIPTDVLLERRTGGALLTGLAFQLAWAAALLAAGRALQLLATRKVVVQGG